In the genome of Desulfovibrio desulfuricans, one region contains:
- a CDS encoding ABC transporter substrate-binding protein — MKRITTLIFAAVFLAASAFSAFAAEKLVVYTSMKESIIGSLKEAFVKKYPDIAMDYQSAGAGKLMAKIATERQSGKIMADIIWTSEVPDFFNMKAEGILEKYESPELKNVINPFSDFDGSFTAIRLGTLGIAYNKRHVKEAPTQWSDMMKPEFKKAFGIANPALSGTSYMSIQLLVDKFGWQYIENVHKNGARMGKGSGQVIDDTASGDLLACIGVDYIVNDKIKKGADLALVYPPEMLVIPSPAAIFKGTPNLDAAKKFVDFLLSEEGQKILAGQGTLPVRKGIVPPAEFGLPTSEQAFERGIKIDYQHILSEKESTVKKFTDIMMSK; from the coding sequence ATGAAACGCATTACCACTCTTATTTTTGCTGCCGTCTTTTTGGCGGCCTCGGCATTTTCGGCTTTTGCCGCTGAAAAGCTCGTGGTTTACACCTCCATGAAAGAATCGATCATTGGTTCTCTCAAAGAGGCCTTTGTCAAAAAATATCCTGATATAGCTATGGATTACCAGTCTGCTGGCGCGGGCAAGCTCATGGCCAAAATTGCCACCGAGCGTCAGTCGGGCAAGATTATGGCCGACATTATCTGGACCAGCGAAGTGCCGGACTTTTTTAACATGAAGGCTGAGGGGATTCTGGAAAAATACGAATCGCCCGAGTTGAAGAATGTCATCAATCCCTTCTCCGACTTTGACGGATCGTTTACCGCCATCCGGCTGGGCACGCTGGGCATTGCCTACAACAAGCGTCACGTCAAGGAGGCTCCCACCCAGTGGAGCGACATGATGAAGCCAGAATTCAAAAAGGCCTTTGGCATCGCCAACCCGGCGCTCTCCGGCACGTCGTACATGAGCATTCAGCTGCTGGTGGACAAGTTTGGCTGGCAATACATCGAAAACGTGCACAAAAACGGCGCGCGCATGGGCAAGGGCTCTGGTCAGGTCATCGACGACACCGCCTCTGGCGACCTTTTGGCCTGCATCGGCGTAGACTATATTGTGAACGATAAAATCAAGAAGGGCGCTGATCTTGCTCTGGTGTACCCGCCAGAGATGCTGGTTATCCCCAGCCCCGCAGCGATATTCAAGGGCACGCCCAACCTGGACGCCGCCAAAAAATTTGTGGATTTTTTGCTGTCTGAAGAAGGGCAGAAAATTCTGGCCGGTCAGGGAACCCTGCCTGTGCGCAAAGGTATCGTGCCCCCGGCGGAATTTGGCCTGCCCACCAGCGAGCAAGCCTTTGAACGCGGCATCAAAATTGATTACCAGCATATTTTGAGCGAAAAAGAATCCACTGTTAAAAAATTTACCGATATTATGATGTCGAAATAG
- a CDS encoding ABC transporter ATP-binding protein, with protein MAEILLESISKSFGDHAVLRDLSLAVRDGECFTLIGPSGCGKTVLLRIMAGFETLDAGRMSIGGELVADAQSGTALPPEQRSLGVVFQDYAVWPHMTVRENVGYPLKIARRNPAEAAALVQKSIDDVNLSGMEDRLPSQLSGGQQQRVALARALVAQPSLLLLDEPLNNLDANLREEMRFEIKALQKNLGVTILYVTHDQEIALAISDRMALLDEQGAIRQVGTPEELFSAPADEYVFSFLGMSNFLRVRVDGGLADLEGQGFPLSPPAGLTGAARVGFRPSDVILRRGGDGLRATVHRASFLGAFTDYQLDVCGQRVRTAVDTHEALARDLLLAEGDDCVISLRGAHWFS; from the coding sequence ATGGCGGAAATACTTCTTGAGAGCATATCAAAATCGTTTGGCGACCATGCCGTGCTCAGGGATTTGTCCCTCGCGGTGCGAGACGGCGAATGTTTTACCCTCATCGGGCCCTCGGGGTGCGGCAAAACCGTGCTGTTGCGCATCATGGCTGGCTTTGAAACCCTTGATGCGGGCCGCATGAGCATTGGCGGCGAGTTGGTGGCCGACGCGCAGAGCGGCACGGCGTTGCCGCCGGAACAGCGCAGCCTTGGCGTGGTTTTTCAGGACTATGCCGTGTGGCCGCACATGACGGTGCGCGAAAATGTGGGCTACCCACTCAAGATAGCCCGGCGCAACCCTGCCGAAGCTGCGGCCCTGGTGCAGAAAAGCATAGACGACGTAAACCTCTCCGGCATGGAAGACCGCCTGCCCTCGCAGCTTTCTGGCGGGCAGCAGCAGCGGGTTGCCCTGGCGCGTGCGCTGGTGGCCCAACCCAGCCTGTTGCTGCTGGACGAACCGCTGAACAACCTTGATGCCAACCTGCGCGAAGAAATGCGCTTCGAAATCAAGGCGTTGCAAAAAAATCTCGGCGTCACCATCCTGTACGTCACCCACGATCAGGAAATAGCGCTGGCGATTTCTGACCGCATGGCCCTGCTGGACGAGCAGGGGGCCATACGCCAGGTGGGCACGCCGGAAGAGCTGTTTTCCGCCCCGGCGGACGAGTATGTTTTTTCTTTTTTGGGTATGAGCAATTTTTTGCGGGTGCGGGTAGACGGTGGGCTTGCGGATCTTGAGGGGCAGGGGTTCCCCCTGTCGCCCCCGGCCGGGCTGACGGGCGCGGCGCGCGTGGGCTTTCGTCCGTCTGACGTGATTCTGCGTCGCGGTGGCGATGGCTTGCGGGCTACGGTGCACCGCGCCAGCTTTTTGGGCGCGTTTACCGATTATCAGCTGGACGTATGCGGCCAGCGGGTGCGCACGGCGGTGGATACGCACGAGGCTCTGGCCCGTGATCTGCTGCTGGCGGAGGGCGATGACTGCGTCATCAGCCTGCGCGGCGCGCATTGGTTCAGTTAG
- a CDS encoding ABC transporter permease produces MQAVKQKRSWGVAEVILLLSIAILVIVVVVPVALIFFNAFFVNGQFNAADLVKTLSEGETYQALMNSLFIASGVTLCATAVGTFFAWLVTRTDIPYKGFMKSMFLVPFMLPSFIGALAWKMLLSPRAGYINRLWRDMTGAEDALFNIFSYAGIICIETMYLFPFVFIQVCGALERMDPTLEESARISGAGLFTITRKITLPLVLPSILSGALLIMLYSMAHFGTVAVLGIEVGIYNIPTLIYERIHESAGSFASIRTGTVLASVLVVTAALIIWLQRKVLGSGKYQIIGGKSFRPMELKLRGLRTPLFAFCLLYIAITIVLPTVTIFLVGGLKTYGVPITWENLSLDNYKYVLFEWDQTQQAIKNSIGLGLAAATITMFAGVMISYVIVKMRVRGKGILEFLGMLPFSVPGSVIALGVILAWSGRFGVNLYNTIWIILIAYIARYMAFSLKANSAALEQVHDSLVEAARACGASMWQALRDIVLPLVRPGMVAAFFLIFLPALRELTVSVMLYGTTSRTIGVAIYTLNEDGETVTSAALAGVALILIVTGQSIINHFAKSRQA; encoded by the coding sequence ATGCAAGCAGTAAAACAAAAGCGCTCCTGGGGCGTGGCGGAAGTTATTTTGCTTTTGTCCATCGCCATTCTTGTGATTGTGGTTGTTGTTCCGGTTGCGCTTATTTTTTTCAACGCCTTTTTTGTCAACGGACAGTTTAATGCGGCTGACCTGGTAAAAACCCTCAGCGAAGGGGAAACCTATCAGGCCCTGATGAACTCGCTGTTTATCGCCAGCGGCGTGACCCTGTGCGCCACGGCTGTGGGCACATTTTTTGCCTGGCTGGTGACCCGCACGGACATCCCCTACAAGGGATTCATGAAGAGCATGTTTCTTGTGCCCTTCATGCTGCCCTCGTTTATCGGCGCACTGGCCTGGAAGATGCTGCTCTCGCCGCGCGCGGGCTACATCAACAGGCTCTGGCGCGACATGACCGGCGCGGAAGACGCCCTGTTCAATATTTTTTCGTACGCGGGCATCATTTGCATCGAAACCATGTATCTTTTCCCCTTTGTGTTCATCCAGGTGTGCGGGGCGCTTGAGCGTATGGACCCCACGCTGGAGGAATCGGCCCGTATTTCGGGCGCGGGGCTGTTCACCATCACCCGCAAGATAACCCTGCCCCTGGTGCTGCCCAGCATCCTTTCGGGCGCGCTGCTCATCATGCTGTACTCCATGGCGCACTTTGGCACTGTGGCCGTGCTGGGCATAGAGGTGGGCATCTATAACATACCCACGCTCATTTACGAGCGTATTCACGAGAGCGCGGGCAGCTTTGCCTCCATACGCACAGGCACGGTGCTGGCTTCGGTGCTGGTGGTAACGGCTGCCCTGATCATCTGGCTGCAGCGCAAGGTGCTGGGCTCTGGCAAGTACCAGATCATCGGCGGCAAGAGTTTTCGCCCCATGGAGCTTAAGCTGCGCGGCCTGCGCACGCCGCTGTTTGCCTTTTGCCTGCTGTACATTGCCATTACCATTGTGCTGCCCACGGTGACGATCTTTCTTGTGGGCGGGCTCAAAACCTACGGCGTGCCCATTACCTGGGAGAACCTCTCGCTCGACAACTATAAATATGTGCTCTTTGAATGGGATCAAACCCAGCAGGCCATCAAAAACAGCATCGGACTGGGGCTGGCCGCAGCTACCATAACCATGTTCGCGGGCGTGATGATCTCGTACGTCATTGTAAAAATGCGGGTGCGGGGCAAGGGCATCCTGGAATTTCTGGGCATGCTGCCTTTTTCCGTCCCCGGTTCGGTCATCGCCCTGGGCGTTATCCTGGCCTGGAGCGGGCGCTTTGGGGTCAACCTTTACAACACCATATGGATTATCCTTATCGCCTACATCGCGCGGTACATGGCCTTTTCACTCAAGGCCAACTCGGCCGCGCTTGAGCAGGTGCACGACTCGCTGGTGGAGGCGGCCCGCGCCTGCGGCGCGAGCATGTGGCAGGCCCTGCGCGATATTGTGCTGCCCCTGGTGCGGCCCGGCATGGTGGCGGCATTTTTTCTCATCTTTTTGCCAGCCCTGCGCGAGCTGACTGTTTCGGTCATGCTGTACGGCACAACAAGCCGCACCATCGGCGTTGCCATCTATACGCTCAACGAAGACGGCGAAACCGTGACCTCGGCGGCGCTGGCAGGCGTTGCGCTTATCCTTATTGTTACCGGCCAGAGCATCATCAATCACTTTGCCAAGTCCAGGCAGGCCTGA
- a CDS encoding ABC transporter ATP-binding protein has translation MSISLSNVTKYFCKVKAVSSLNLEIGDGECFSMLGPSGCGKTTTLRMVAGFEDLDEGEISVNGKLLSSGSKKYYLPPEKRDFGMVFQAFAVWPHMSVYENVAFPLRIKKVGATELHKRTTEALQHTNLLEVAQKSPADLSGGGKQRVALARALAINPSVMLLDEPLSSLDPHLREEMRFEIKELQKIYGFSIMYVTHDQSEAMALSDRILVMKNGVAQQVASPLEVYTRPANRFVFSFIGLSNFTEMSVTATHMQLDGVSAIYPAGCAPDAAIVQAGRGIVASRPNEIDFTDEGGVPGVVERRTFLGEQLDYQVRVGEQSVRVQKGRYDRGPQQGENCRLHFLKPLWFPVGEQ, from the coding sequence ATGTCCATCTCACTGAGCAATGTTACCAAGTATTTTTGCAAGGTTAAGGCTGTTTCTTCCCTGAACCTCGAGATCGGCGACGGCGAATGCTTTTCCATGCTGGGCCCGTCTGGCTGCGGCAAAACCACTACGCTGCGCATGGTGGCTGGTTTTGAAGATCTGGACGAAGGCGAGATCAGCGTCAACGGCAAGCTGCTTTCGTCCGGCAGCAAAAAATATTATCTGCCGCCAGAAAAACGCGATTTCGGCATGGTTTTTCAGGCTTTTGCCGTGTGGCCGCACATGAGCGTGTACGAAAATGTGGCCTTTCCCCTGCGCATCAAAAAAGTCGGCGCGACAGAGCTGCACAAACGCACCACTGAGGCCCTGCAGCACACCAATCTGCTTGAGGTGGCGCAAAAAAGCCCGGCGGACCTCTCCGGCGGCGGCAAGCAGCGCGTGGCCCTGGCCAGGGCGCTGGCCATCAACCCCTCAGTCATGCTGCTGGACGAGCCGCTCTCAAGCCTTGACCCGCATCTGCGCGAAGAAATGCGCTTTGAAATCAAGGAACTGCAAAAGATTTACGGGTTTTCCATCATGTACGTCACCCACGACCAGTCGGAAGCCATGGCGCTTTCTGACCGCATTCTGGTGATGAAAAACGGCGTAGCGCAGCAGGTTGCCTCGCCGCTGGAGGTCTATACCCGGCCAGCCAACCGCTTTGTATTCAGCTTTATCGGGCTTTCAAATTTTACGGAAATGTCGGTTACGGCTACCCACATGCAGCTTGACGGCGTGAGCGCGATTTATCCTGCCGGGTGCGCGCCTGATGCTGCCATCGTGCAGGCCGGGCGGGGCATTGTTGCCAGCAGACCCAACGAAATTGACTTTACCGACGAGGGCGGAGTGCCGGGGGTCGTGGAGCGGCGTACGTTTTTGGGCGAGCAGCTTGACTATCAGGTGCGGGTGGGCGAGCAGAGCGTGCGCGTACAAAAGGGGCGCTATGACCGGGGCCCGCAGCAGGGTGAAAACTGCCGCCTGCATTTTTTGAAACCGTTGTGGTTCCCCGTGGGCGAGCAGTAG
- a CDS encoding outer membrane homotrimeric porin, producing MKKIATLLLAAGLVFGVATGASAIDFKAKGQWIMSFDYGQNGGFTGGAGTTGFDGARRTQGYQSEDQFEAKQRVRLQLDAVASEALSGTVFFEMGDQTWGRSSQGGSLGTDGNNVVEVKNAYIDWIVPQTDLKFRMGIQGVALPSFTTKASSILEDDVAAVTASYQFNETVGVTAMWARPYNDNYTTTNNVRNNYMDNVDLFALLVPMTFDGVKVTPWAMYGAMGPNAFRNNNGQYFGNTGTVGNAGNWIASGMVPVGGALHKNGTSDNAHRLTGYGNAVWAGLTGEVTAFDPFRIAWDFNYGSVAYDNSRLNRAGYLGSLLFEYKLDWSIPGLYFWYGSGDDNNPANGSERLPSLHANGNNDFSNFAFNGNPYIAREAMLSETMAGTWGIGARLKDMSFIENLKHTLRLNVMGGTNSTSMARYFSGGSRYPAASNSGIAGPNSFGSAGMDPLYLTTNDTAMEVGLTNTYKMYDNFTIMLDAAYIATWLDQSKSVWGHTNMNGRNDQVRDPWNVNLSFVYSF from the coding sequence ATGAAAAAGATCGCTACTCTTCTGTTGGCGGCCGGACTTGTGTTCGGTGTTGCCACGGGCGCCAGCGCCATCGACTTCAAGGCCAAGGGCCAGTGGATCATGAGCTTTGACTACGGCCAGAACGGCGGCTTCACCGGCGGCGCCGGTACCACCGGTTTCGACGGTGCGCGTCGCACCCAGGGCTACCAGAGCGAAGACCAGTTTGAAGCCAAACAGCGCGTGCGCTTGCAGTTGGACGCCGTGGCTTCTGAAGCCCTGTCCGGCACCGTGTTCTTTGAAATGGGCGACCAGACCTGGGGCCGTTCCAGCCAGGGCGGCTCTCTCGGCACTGACGGCAACAACGTTGTCGAAGTGAAGAACGCCTACATCGACTGGATCGTTCCCCAGACCGACCTGAAGTTCCGCATGGGCATTCAGGGCGTGGCGCTGCCCAGCTTCACCACCAAGGCAAGCAGCATTCTTGAAGACGACGTCGCTGCCGTGACCGCCTCCTACCAGTTCAACGAAACCGTTGGCGTAACCGCCATGTGGGCTCGTCCTTACAACGACAACTACACCACCACCAACAACGTCCGCAACAACTACATGGATAATGTGGACCTGTTTGCCCTGCTGGTGCCCATGACCTTCGACGGCGTGAAAGTTACCCCCTGGGCCATGTACGGCGCCATGGGTCCCAACGCTTTCCGTAACAACAACGGTCAGTACTTTGGCAACACCGGTACCGTCGGCAACGCTGGTAACTGGATTGCTTCTGGCATGGTTCCCGTGGGCGGCGCCCTGCACAAGAACGGCACCTCTGACAACGCTCACCGTCTGACCGGCTACGGCAACGCCGTGTGGGCTGGCCTGACCGGCGAAGTGACCGCATTTGATCCCTTCCGCATCGCGTGGGATTTCAACTACGGTTCCGTTGCCTATGACAACAGCCGCCTGAACCGCGCTGGTTACCTCGGTTCTTTGCTGTTTGAATACAAGCTTGACTGGTCCATCCCCGGCTTGTACTTCTGGTACGGCTCTGGCGACGACAACAACCCGGCCAACGGTTCCGAGCGTCTGCCTTCGCTGCACGCCAACGGCAACAATGACTTCTCCAACTTTGCTTTCAACGGCAACCCCTACATCGCCCGTGAAGCCATGCTCAGCGAAACCATGGCTGGCACCTGGGGTATCGGCGCCCGCTTGAAGGACATGAGCTTCATTGAAAACCTGAAGCACACCCTGCGCTTGAATGTCATGGGCGGCACCAACAGCACCTCCATGGCTCGCTACTTCTCCGGCGGCAGCCGTTACCCCGCTGCTTCCAACTCCGGTATCGCTGGCCCCAACAGCTTCGGCTCTGCTGGTATGGATCCCCTGTACCTGACCACCAACGACACCGCCATGGAAGTTGGCCTGACCAACACCTACAAGATGTACGACAACTTCACCATCATGCTTGACGCTGCCTACATCGCCACCTGGCTTGACCAGTCCAAATCCGTGTGGGGTCACACCAACATGAACGGCCGTAACGACCAGGTTCGCGATCCTTGGAACGTCAACCTGAGCTTCGTGTACTCCTTCTAA
- the hcp gene encoding hydroxylamine reductase: MFCYQCQETVGNKGCTQIGVCGKKPETAALQDVLVYVTKGLAQVATKLRAQGKAVAHDIDRMVVGNLFCTITNANFDDDMLAERVRKTCAAKKALIAELGSSDGLADAALWEADDKTAMLAKAATVGVLATSDDDVRSLRWLITFGLKGMAAYAKHADVLGKHDPAVDGFLQEALAKTLDDSLTVADLVGLTLETGNKGVSVMALLDAANTGTYGNPEITRVNIGVGTNPGILISGHDLRDLQMLLEQTEGTGVDVYTHSEMLPAHYYPAFKKFSHFKGNYGNAWWKQKEEFDTFNGPILLTTNCLVPPKDSYKDRVYTTGVVGFPGCKHIPGEIGEHKDFSAIIAHAKTCPAPTEIESGEIVGGFAHNQVLALADKVVDAVKSGAIKKFVVMAGCDGRAKGRSYYTEFAEGLPKDTVILTAGCAKYRYNKLNLGDIGGIPRVLDAGQCNDSYSLAVVALKLKEVFGLADINDLPIVYNIAWYEQKAVIVLLALLALGVKNIHLGPTLPAFLSPNVAKVLVEQFGIGGISNPQDDLKAFFG, encoded by the coding sequence ATGTTCTGCTACCAGTGTCAGGAGACCGTGGGCAACAAAGGCTGCACCCAGATAGGCGTGTGCGGAAAAAAGCCCGAAACAGCCGCCCTGCAGGATGTGCTGGTATACGTTACCAAGGGCCTTGCCCAGGTTGCCACCAAGTTGCGCGCACAGGGCAAGGCTGTGGCTCACGATATTGACCGCATGGTTGTCGGCAATCTTTTCTGCACAATCACCAACGCCAACTTTGACGACGACATGCTCGCCGAGCGCGTCCGCAAGACCTGTGCCGCCAAAAAAGCCCTGATTGCCGAGCTTGGCTCAAGCGACGGTCTGGCCGACGCAGCCCTGTGGGAAGCCGACGACAAAACCGCCATGCTCGCCAAGGCCGCTACGGTGGGCGTGCTTGCCACCAGCGACGACGACGTGCGCTCCCTGCGCTGGCTCATCACATTTGGCCTCAAGGGCATGGCCGCCTATGCCAAGCACGCTGACGTGCTGGGCAAACACGATCCCGCCGTGGACGGTTTTTTACAGGAAGCCCTGGCCAAAACCCTTGACGACAGCCTCACTGTTGCCGACCTCGTGGGCCTGACCCTCGAAACCGGCAACAAGGGCGTGAGCGTCATGGCCCTGCTGGACGCCGCCAACACCGGCACCTACGGCAACCCCGAAATCACCAGGGTCAACATCGGCGTGGGAACCAACCCCGGCATCCTTATTTCGGGACACGACCTGCGCGATCTGCAGATGCTGCTTGAACAGACCGAAGGCACGGGCGTGGACGTCTACACCCACTCTGAAATGCTGCCCGCCCACTACTACCCCGCTTTCAAAAAATTCAGCCACTTCAAGGGCAACTACGGCAATGCGTGGTGGAAGCAGAAGGAAGAATTTGATACGTTCAACGGCCCCATCCTGCTGACCACCAACTGCCTTGTGCCGCCCAAGGACAGCTACAAGGACCGCGTGTACACCACCGGCGTTGTGGGTTTTCCGGGTTGCAAGCATATCCCCGGTGAAATCGGCGAGCACAAGGATTTTTCGGCCATCATCGCCCATGCCAAGACCTGCCCCGCGCCTACGGAAATTGAGAGCGGTGAAATTGTGGGCGGCTTTGCGCACAATCAGGTGCTGGCCCTGGCCGACAAGGTTGTCGACGCCGTGAAGTCCGGCGCCATTAAAAAGTTTGTGGTCATGGCCGGTTGCGACGGTCGCGCCAAGGGCCGCTCGTACTACACCGAATTTGCCGAAGGCCTGCCGAAGGACACCGTCATCCTCACCGCCGGTTGCGCCAAATACCGCTACAACAAGCTTAACCTCGGCGACATCGGCGGCATCCCCCGCGTGCTCGACGCCGGCCAGTGCAACGACTCCTACTCGCTGGCAGTGGTCGCTCTCAAGCTTAAGGAAGTGTTTGGTCTGGCCGACATCAACGACCTGCCCATTGTCTACAACATCGCCTGGTACGAGCAGAAGGCGGTTATCGTACTGCTGGCCCTGCTTGCCCTTGGCGTGAAAAACATTCACCTTGGCCCCACGCTGCCCGCCTTTCTTTCGCCCAATGTGGCCAAGGTACTGGTGGAGCAGTTCGGCATTGGCGGCATCAGCAACCCGCAGGACGACCTCAAGGCCTTTTTTGGCTAA